Below is a window of Lebetimonas sp. JH292 DNA.
AAACAGTTCCACATCAATCTTTTTTAAATTTTGCTTAAAAAACTCTTTTTCTTCTTCCTTTATTTCAAAAAAAGCTATTTTCATTTCCCATCCTTTTTGAACAGATATTCATATTATAACTCTAAAAATAATTAGTGTCAATAAAAAAATCACTTAAATAACTTGTAAGAATTTAATAAAAAAGAAGAAAATTAAGAAGAAGCTTCTTTTTTTGCAGCCTGTTTTTTTAATCTTTGCTGTTTTTTATAAACTGAAAGTTTTTCCCTTGATTCTTTAGCCCTGATTTCCAACTCTCCCCATTTTCTTTCCAGCTCTTTAGGATTATCTATTTCTTTTATAAAATATCCAAGCCCTTCTTCTTTATAAACTGCACGTCCTAAAGGAGGCATTCTTTTTTCAGACTGCATAAGAGCCTCATTTACTTTTGGACATACACTTACACAGGCCCCGCAGTAAATACATAAATAAGGATTATAATTGTATTGCTTTTTTCCGCTTTTAATATCTACCACTTCAAATTTAATTGCTCCGGGAGGACAGATATTTTCACATTTATCGCAAAAAATACAGTGCTCTTCATTGTAAATAATTAAACCTCTGTATCCTT
It encodes the following:
- a CDS encoding 4Fe-4S dicluster domain-containing protein, which gives rise to MVKMFIESMKNLVSKPETIKYPFEPSPEPKGYRGLIIYNEEHCIFCDKCENICPPGAIKFEVVDIKSGKKQYNYNPYLCIYCGACVSVCPKVNEALMQSEKRMPPLGRAVYKEEGLGYFIKEIDNPKELERKWGELEIRAKESREKLSVYKKQQRLKKQAAKKEASS